One Hevea brasiliensis isolate MT/VB/25A 57/8 chromosome 5, ASM3005281v1, whole genome shotgun sequence genomic region harbors:
- the LOC131179916 gene encoding DNA-directed RNA polymerase subunit alpha-like — translation MVREKVTISTRTLQWKCVESRTDNKRLYYGRFILSPLMKGQADTIGIAMRRALLGEIEGTCITRVKSEKIPQEFSTIAGIQESIHEILMNLKEIVLRSNLYGTCNASICVKGPGYVTAQDIILPPFVEIFDNTQHIASLTEAIDLCIGLQIERNRGYRIKPTNNFQVQDGSYSIDAVFMHIEMRIIVFILMEMGMKSKRYFFSKYGQMEV, via the coding sequence atggtTCGAGAGAAAGTAACAATATCCACTCGGACACTACAGTGGAAATGTGTTGAATCAAGAACCGATAATAAACGTCTTTATTATGGACGCTTTATTCTGTCTCCTCTTATGAAAGGCCAAGCTGACACAATAGGCATTGCGATGCGAAGAGCTTTGCTTGGAGAAATAGAAGGAACATGTATCACACGTGTAAAATCTGAGAAAATACCACAAGAATTTTCTACTATAGCAGGTATTCAAGAATCAATACATGAAATTTTAATGAATTTGAAAGAAATTGTATTAAGAAGCAATTTGTATGGAACTTGTAACGCATCTATTTGTGTCAAGGGTCCTGGATATGTAACTGCTCAAGACATCATCTTACCGCCTTTTGTGGAAATCTTTGATAATACACAGCATATCGCTAGCCTAACGGAAGCAATTGATTTGTGTATTGGATTACAAATCGAGAGGAATCGCGGCTATCGTATAAAACCAACAAATAACTTTCAAGTTCAAGACGGAAGTTATTCTATAGATGCTGTATTCATGCACATTGAAATGCGAATCATAGTGTTCATTCTTatggaaatgggaatgaaaaGCAAGAGATACTTTTTCTCGAAATATGGACAAATGGAAGTTTAA
- the LOC131169071 gene encoding tropinone reductase homolog — protein sequence MATGLQYPQEYATTYPNEMVNNAGIALAKEAVEISPEDISFVIGINFESCYHLCQLSHPLLKASGNGSIINISSIVSIVATSQSAIYAASKGALNQITKNLACEWAKDVIRVNAISPGLIKTPFVENLTESPELADYIYRLLCRIPMSRFGKPNEISSMVAFLCFPTASYITGQVITVDGGFTVNGFCLPNNKIR from the exons atggCGACAGGCTTACAATATCCACAAGAGTATGCTACTACTTATCCAAACGAAATG GTCAATAACGCTGGGATAGCTCTAGCTAAAGAAGCAGTGGAGATAAGTCCTGAAGACATATCCTTCGTAATTGGAATCAATTTTGAGTCTTGTTATCATCTGTGTCAACTTTCACACCCTCTCTTAAAGGCATCAGGAAATGGAAGCATTATCAATATTTCTTCCATTGTAAGCATTGTTGCTACTTCTCAATCAGCTATCTACGCAGCTTCTAAAG GAGCATTGAATCAAATCACCAAAAACCTGGCATGTGAGTGGGCAAAGGACGTGATTCGCGTTAATGCAATTTCACCAGGGCTAATTAAAACCCCATTCGTGGAAAATCTAACG GAAAGTCCTGAACTGGCTGATTATATATATCGATTACTTTGTAGAATCCCTATGTCTCGGTTTGGAAAGCCTAATGAGATTTCATCAATGGTGGCGTTCCTTTGCTTCCCTACTGCTTCCTATATAACTGGTCAGGTTATTACTGTTGATGGAGGATTTACGGTGAATGGATTTTGCCTTCCAAATAATAAAATTAGATAA
- the LOC110637656 gene encoding noroxomaritidine/norcraugsodine reductase isoform X1 — protein sequence MADVVNFKEKRWSLKGMTALVTGGSRGIGHAIVEELAGFEVAVHTCSRNQTELDQCLQEWKSKGFKVTGSVCDVSHRDQREKLMETVSSIFHGKLNILVNNAAKGMPKAAVEYTAEDISRIMSTNFESVFHFCQLSYPLFKASGYGRIVNISSNSSVVAIPSVSVYEASKGAVNQITKNLACEWAKDNILVNAISPGLIRTPVIETGKQDYPEIAKFFNRYISQTPISRIGEPYEIASMVAFLCFPTASFITGQVIVVDGGFTINGFC from the exons ATGGCGGATGTAGTCAATTTTAAGGAAAAGAGATGGTCCCTTAAGGGAATGACAGCTCTGGTTACTGGAGGCTCCAGAGGCATTGG GCATGCTATAGTAGAAGAATTAGCAGGATTTGAGGTTGCAGTGCACACATGTTCACGCAACCAAACGGAGCTTGATCAATGTTTGCAAGAATGGAAAAGCAAAGGTTTCAAAGTAACTGGGTCTGTATGCGACGTGTCTCATCGAGACCAAAGGGAGAAACTCATGGAAACTGTCTCCTCCATCTTTCATGGAAAGCTCAACATTCTT GTGAATAACGCTGCAAAAGGGATGCCCAAAGCTGCTGTAGAGTATACTGCTGAAGACATCTCCAGGATAATGAGCACCAATTTTGAGTCAGTTTTTCATTTTTGTCAACTTTCATATCCTCTCTTTAAGGCATCTGGATATGGAAGGATTGTAAATATTTCCTCCAATTCCAGCGTGGTGGCTATCCCTTCTGTCTCTGTCTATGAAGCCtctaaag GTGCAGTAAATCAAATCACAAAGAACTTGGCATGTGAGTGGGCTAAGGACAACATTCTCGTTAATGCAATTTCTCCAGGTCTAATCAGAACTCCTGTCATTGAAACTGGAAAGCAG GATTATCCTGAAATTGCAAAATTTTTTAATAGATATATAAGTCAAACTCCAATTTCTCGGATTGGAGAGCCCTACGAGATTGCATCAATGGTGGCATTCCTTTGCTTTCCTACTGCTTCATTTATCACCGGTCAGGTCATTGTTGTTGATGGAGGATTCACCATCAATGGTTTCTGCTAG
- the LOC110637656 gene encoding noroxomaritidine/norcraugsodine reductase isoform X2 → MADVVNFKEKRWSLKGMTALVTGGSRGIGHAIVEELAGFEVAVHTCSRNQTELDQCLQEWKSKGFKVTGSVCDVSHRDQREKLMETVSSIFHGKLNILVNNAAKGMPKAAVEYTAEDISRIMSTNFESVFHFCQLSYPLFKASGYGRIVNISSNSSVVAIPSVSVYEASKVNQITKNLACEWAKDNILVNAISPGLIRTPVIETGKQDYPEIAKFFNRYISQTPISRIGEPYEIASMVAFLCFPTASFITGQVIVVDGGFTINGFC, encoded by the exons ATGGCGGATGTAGTCAATTTTAAGGAAAAGAGATGGTCCCTTAAGGGAATGACAGCTCTGGTTACTGGAGGCTCCAGAGGCATTGG GCATGCTATAGTAGAAGAATTAGCAGGATTTGAGGTTGCAGTGCACACATGTTCACGCAACCAAACGGAGCTTGATCAATGTTTGCAAGAATGGAAAAGCAAAGGTTTCAAAGTAACTGGGTCTGTATGCGACGTGTCTCATCGAGACCAAAGGGAGAAACTCATGGAAACTGTCTCCTCCATCTTTCATGGAAAGCTCAACATTCTT GTGAATAACGCTGCAAAAGGGATGCCCAAAGCTGCTGTAGAGTATACTGCTGAAGACATCTCCAGGATAATGAGCACCAATTTTGAGTCAGTTTTTCATTTTTGTCAACTTTCATATCCTCTCTTTAAGGCATCTGGATATGGAAGGATTGTAAATATTTCCTCCAATTCCAGCGTGGTGGCTATCCCTTCTGTCTCTGTCTATGAAGCCtctaaag TAAATCAAATCACAAAGAACTTGGCATGTGAGTGGGCTAAGGACAACATTCTCGTTAATGCAATTTCTCCAGGTCTAATCAGAACTCCTGTCATTGAAACTGGAAAGCAG GATTATCCTGAAATTGCAAAATTTTTTAATAGATATATAAGTCAAACTCCAATTTCTCGGATTGGAGAGCCCTACGAGATTGCATCAATGGTGGCATTCCTTTGCTTTCCTACTGCTTCATTTATCACCGGTCAGGTCATTGTTGTTGATGGAGGATTCACCATCAATGGTTTCTGCTAG